The following proteins are encoded in a genomic region of Oceanisphaera profunda:
- the mpl gene encoding UDP-N-acetylmuramate:L-alanyl-gamma-D-glutamyl-meso-diaminopimelate ligase produces the protein MHIHILGICGTFMGGLAVLAKQLGYRVTGSDANVYPPMSTQLTAQGIELIEGYDPAQLDDTPDLVVIGNAMSRGNPCVEAVLNRRLPYTSGPQWLLEHVLQDRWVLAVSGTHGKTTTAAMLAWILEDCGLNPGFLIGGVPGNFEVSARLGEAPFFVIEADEYDSAFFDKRSKFVHYRPSTLIVNNLEFDHADIFDDLAAIQRQFHHLLRMVPSHGRVLVPTQTPAIDEVLAMGCWSDVEYLGEGGLWQVEPLREDGSQFAVLVDGQKVGEVQWDCMGLHNVHNGLMALAAARHAGVPVHEAIKSLCLFVSPKRRMELKGVVSNIRVWDDFAHHPTAIATTLAGLKAQVKAQGNGRVLAVLEPRSNTMKMGIHQQPLADSLQQADASYFFKPSGLDWNLDAVANACPKGQIYEDLEALITALVSEAQPNDHLLVMSNGGFGGIHQRLLDALQLNVDKKS, from the coding sequence ATGCACATCCATATTCTCGGAATTTGTGGCACTTTTATGGGCGGATTAGCCGTTCTTGCTAAACAACTCGGCTATCGGGTTACCGGCAGCGATGCCAATGTTTACCCACCTATGAGCACTCAGCTTACCGCGCAGGGTATAGAATTAATCGAAGGCTACGATCCTGCCCAGCTCGACGATACTCCCGACTTAGTGGTGATCGGTAATGCCATGAGCCGCGGCAATCCGTGCGTGGAGGCAGTGCTGAATCGTCGTTTGCCCTACACGTCTGGCCCGCAATGGTTGCTTGAGCATGTATTACAAGACCGCTGGGTGTTGGCGGTGTCCGGCACTCATGGCAAAACCACCACCGCAGCCATGTTGGCGTGGATCTTAGAAGACTGTGGCCTTAACCCAGGCTTCTTAATCGGTGGCGTACCCGGGAATTTTGAGGTGTCGGCGCGCTTAGGTGAAGCGCCGTTTTTCGTGATTGAAGCCGATGAGTACGACAGTGCGTTCTTCGATAAGCGCTCCAAGTTTGTGCACTATCGACCCAGTACGCTGATTGTAAATAATCTGGAATTCGATCATGCCGACATCTTCGACGATTTAGCGGCCATTCAGCGCCAATTCCATCATTTATTACGCATGGTGCCCAGCCACGGCCGCGTGTTGGTGCCCACTCAAACGCCGGCCATAGATGAAGTGCTGGCCATGGGGTGCTGGAGTGATGTGGAATATTTAGGTGAAGGCGGCCTGTGGCAAGTAGAGCCGTTACGCGAAGATGGCAGTCAGTTTGCGGTGCTGGTTGATGGACAAAAGGTAGGTGAAGTGCAATGGGACTGCATGGGCCTGCACAACGTACACAACGGTCTAATGGCCTTGGCTGCGGCCCGCCATGCCGGCGTGCCAGTGCATGAGGCGATTAAATCCTTGTGCTTATTTGTGTCGCCTAAGCGGCGCATGGAGCTAAAAGGCGTGGTCAGTAATATTCGCGTCTGGGACGACTTTGCCCATCACCCTACCGCCATTGCCACTACATTGGCGGGGCTAAAAGCCCAAGTGAAGGCCCAAGGCAACGGCCGAGTATTGGCGGTATTAGAGCCGCGCTCTAACACCATGAAGATGGGCATTCATCAGCAGCCGTTAGCCGATTCACTGCAACAAGCGGACGCCAGCTATTTCTTTAAGCCCAGTGGTCTTGATTGGAACTTAGATGCGGTGGCCAATGCCTGCCCTAAAGGCCAAATTTATGAAGACTTGGAGGCCTTGATTACGGCACTGGTCAGCGAGGCCCAACCTAATGACCATCTATTGGTGATGAGCAACGGCGGCTTTGGTGGTATTCACCAGCGGTTGTTAGATGCCTTACAGCTGAATGTGGATAAAAAATCATGA
- the ppa gene encoding inorganic diphosphatase: protein MSLKNVPAGLNLPEDIYVVIEIPQNADPIKYEVDKDTGALFVDRFMSTPMFYPCNYGYVNSTLSLDGDPVDVLVHTPYPLEAGSVIRCRPVGVLNMTDESGVDAKIIAVPHSKLSKEYEHIQDINDVSELLKAQIQHFFEHYKELEVGKWVKLDGWGDRAAAEAEILDSAERFNKA, encoded by the coding sequence ATGAGCCTGAAGAACGTCCCTGCCGGCCTTAATTTGCCCGAAGATATTTACGTGGTCATCGAAATTCCCCAGAACGCAGATCCTATTAAGTACGAAGTGGATAAAGACACAGGCGCGCTGTTTGTGGACCGTTTCATGTCTACGCCTATGTTCTACCCGTGCAACTACGGCTACGTGAATAGCACTTTGTCTTTAGATGGTGATCCGGTTGATGTGTTGGTGCACACCCCGTATCCGTTAGAAGCCGGTTCTGTGATCCGCTGCCGTCCAGTAGGCGTGCTCAACATGACCGACGAGTCTGGCGTTGATGCCAAGATTATCGCCGTACCGCACAGCAAGCTGAGCAAAGAATATGAGCACATTCAGGACATCAATGATGTATCTGAGCTGCTGAAAGCCCAGATCCAACACTTCTTTGAGCACTACAAAGAATTAGAAGTGGGTAAGTGGGTGAAGTTAGACGGTTGGGGCGATAGAGCTGCCGCCGAAGCAGAAATCTTAGACTCTGCCGAGCGCTTTAATAAAGCCTAA
- a CDS encoding YtfJ family protein, which translates to MSMRIGILLAYLPLAYLPMEALAHNLQLNQAAPAVAVTNQGELILNNEQLSARNWQLSKGAGKVRLVQHIAGRSSAKELNAPLVRAITAAKLPRDRYQTVTIINVKDAIFGTSAFVRSSAESSKREFPWSSIVVDENGVVAQTWQLKAKSSSVVLLDQKGVVLFAKEGALTSEQIMEVMMLVRGALKN; encoded by the coding sequence ATGTCGATGAGAATTGGAATATTACTGGCCTACTTGCCCCTCGCTTACCTGCCGATGGAGGCCTTGGCTCATAATCTGCAACTCAATCAAGCCGCCCCTGCGGTGGCGGTGACTAATCAAGGCGAATTGATACTTAATAACGAGCAACTGAGCGCGCGCAATTGGCAGTTAAGCAAGGGAGCTGGCAAAGTGCGCTTGGTACAACATATTGCCGGACGTTCCAGCGCGAAGGAGCTCAATGCACCCTTAGTACGGGCCATTACTGCGGCCAAGCTGCCACGGGACCGTTATCAAACGGTGACCATTATTAACGTCAAAGATGCCATATTTGGCACCTCGGCTTTTGTACGCAGCAGCGCTGAGAGCAGTAAGCGTGAATTTCCGTGGTCATCGATAGTGGTAGATGAAAATGGCGTCGTGGCACAGACATGGCAATTAAAAGCGAAAAGCTCGAGTGTTGTGCTGCTTGATCAGAAGGGAGTAGTGCTTTTTGCTAAGGAGGGGGCATTAACTAGTGAGCAAATAATGGAGGTCATGATGTTAGTGCGCGGCGCACTTAAAAATTAA
- a CDS encoding TIGR03899 family protein: MTRKAATLDNKLKNRKALLQQLAEQRGIAGLLHGDTKISFGERFKIRHQLDEAARQKNLETIVELASLQDNDEVGNEPDPDWLSHFLELAENIRHPAMQQFWANILSQEVLNPGHCSIQALSRLQMMTQKDALLLQRASALACHFGDENLRLLFGYQYRTLLQGQRQQRLNLGRYRLPYAGLMQLFELGLLHQAELESGELSQTSPLRVILNNQPMTLQPQRKGIRLLYYRFTTVGNELAALITETTPADYRNELQDLLAPLGQLSLKI, encoded by the coding sequence ATGACGCGAAAAGCCGCAACACTGGATAATAAACTCAAGAATCGTAAGGCTCTGTTACAGCAGCTCGCCGAGCAAAGAGGCATTGCTGGATTACTGCATGGCGACACCAAAATCAGCTTTGGTGAGCGTTTTAAAATTCGTCATCAGCTCGATGAAGCGGCGCGGCAAAAAAATCTAGAAACCATAGTGGAGCTAGCCAGTCTGCAAGATAATGATGAGGTCGGTAATGAGCCAGACCCAGACTGGCTCAGCCATTTCCTTGAATTAGCAGAAAATATTCGCCATCCCGCTATGCAACAATTTTGGGCCAATATTCTTTCGCAAGAAGTCCTCAACCCAGGGCATTGTTCGATTCAAGCCTTGAGCCGCTTACAAATGATGACCCAAAAAGATGCGCTGTTATTACAAAGAGCCAGCGCCCTCGCCTGCCACTTTGGCGATGAAAATTTAAGGTTACTGTTTGGTTATCAATATCGCACCTTGTTACAAGGCCAGCGCCAGCAACGGCTTAATTTAGGCCGTTATCGCCTGCCTTATGCGGGGCTGATGCAATTATTTGAGCTGGGTTTGTTACATCAAGCAGAATTAGAGTCCGGTGAGTTGTCGCAGACTTCGCCGCTGCGCGTAATATTAAACAATCAGCCCATGACTTTGCAGCCACAGCGCAAAGGCATACGGTTATTGTATTACCGCTTTACTACCGTTGGTAACGAGTTAGCCGCCTTGATCACAGAAACCACCCCTGCTGATTATCGTAACGAGCTACAAGATCTATTAGCGCCACTGGGGCAGTTGAGCCTCAAGATATAG
- the cysG gene encoding siroheme synthase CysG, whose protein sequence is MEHLPLFIKIKHRPCLVVGGGKVAARKARVLLARGARLTLVAPKLCPELVALQSQFIWQNDVFEEHYLDEQFLVVAATDNKEVNARVYQAANLRGLLVNKADDSKRSAVIFPSIVERFPLQVAFSTGGDAPWLARLLRARLDALLPKHWGDLSRVAGKLRAKVQGAFATSDERRRFWARAEDDVTLNHLLAQGKIAEAERWLKQSIAKPQLGEVILVGAGPGDPDLLTIKALNELQKAEVVLYDQLVSPEIMALIRPEAELIAVGKKAGHHSVPQEQINQLLVDQALTGKRVVRLKGGDPFMFGRGAEELETLKEAGIAYQVVPGITAAAGATAYAGIPLTHRDHAQSAVFITGHSKQDGKEPNWASLAQSRQTLVIYMGLMRSAHIQQRLIENGLASSTPVALIERGTTPQQRVVRGTLSELGVLAEQVVSPSLMVIGEVAALADSLAWFKPQGSTEAAQAVAQEQYA, encoded by the coding sequence ATGGAACACCTACCCCTATTTATTAAAATTAAACACCGCCCTTGCTTGGTAGTGGGGGGAGGCAAAGTGGCCGCTCGTAAAGCGCGGGTCTTGCTGGCACGCGGTGCTCGCTTAACCCTAGTAGCACCAAAGTTGTGCCCAGAGCTTGTTGCGCTGCAGTCGCAGTTTATTTGGCAAAACGATGTGTTCGAAGAGCACTATCTTGATGAGCAATTTTTAGTGGTGGCGGCCACCGATAACAAGGAAGTGAACGCTCGCGTCTATCAGGCGGCGAACTTGCGTGGTTTATTGGTCAATAAGGCTGATGACAGCAAGCGCTCAGCGGTGATCTTTCCCTCCATAGTGGAGCGTTTTCCGCTGCAAGTGGCCTTTAGTACCGGCGGTGACGCCCCTTGGCTGGCGCGTTTATTACGCGCTCGCCTAGATGCCTTATTACCTAAACATTGGGGTGACCTAAGCCGCGTAGCTGGCAAGTTGCGCGCTAAAGTGCAAGGCGCCTTTGCTACCAGTGATGAGCGCCGTCGTTTTTGGGCGCGCGCCGAAGATGACGTCACTCTTAATCATCTGTTAGCCCAAGGTAAAATCGCAGAAGCCGAGCGCTGGTTAAAGCAGTCGATAGCCAAACCGCAATTAGGCGAGGTAATCTTGGTGGGTGCCGGCCCCGGTGACCCTGATCTACTCACCATTAAAGCCTTAAATGAATTACAAAAGGCCGAAGTGGTGCTGTACGACCAACTAGTCTCGCCGGAAATTATGGCCTTAATTCGCCCAGAAGCCGAGCTGATAGCTGTGGGTAAAAAAGCTGGTCATCACAGCGTACCCCAAGAGCAAATTAATCAGCTATTGGTTGATCAGGCATTAACCGGTAAGCGCGTAGTACGTCTTAAAGGTGGCGACCCCTTTATGTTTGGTCGCGGTGCTGAAGAATTAGAAACATTAAAAGAAGCCGGAATTGCTTATCAAGTGGTGCCAGGCATCACTGCCGCTGCGGGGGCTACCGCCTATGCGGGCATTCCCTTGACCCATCGCGATCATGCGCAAAGTGCGGTGTTTATTACCGGCCACAGCAAACAAGATGGCAAAGAGCCGAACTGGGCGTCACTGGCGCAAAGCCGCCAAACCTTGGTGATTTACATGGGGCTAATGCGCTCAGCACATATTCAACAGCGCTTAATCGAAAATGGCTTAGCCTCCAGCACACCCGTGGCCTTAATTGAGCGCGGCACCACGCCACAGCAGCGGGTAGTGCGCGGCACCTTAAGTGAGTTAGGGGTGCTGGCTGAGCAAGTAGTCAGTCCGTCATTGATGGTAATTGGCGAAGTGGCCGCATTGGCAGATTCACTGGCTTGGTTTAAGCCGCAGGGGAGCACAGAAGCGGCACAGGCCGTAGCTCAAGAGCAATATGCTTAA
- a CDS encoding CBS domain-containing protein encodes MRVQEIMTRRIATVHQDDRLAFVQDIFTQSAFRHLLVLNGQEQLCGIISHADMSRALSPYLGTDAEVERDRDTLQRRVHQVMSRDVITITGAATLQSAARIMLEHNIGCLPVVEQEKLIGLVSWKDLLRQMIK; translated from the coding sequence ATGCGAGTTCAGGAAATCATGACCCGCCGGATTGCCACTGTCCATCAAGACGATCGACTGGCGTTTGTGCAAGATATTTTTACTCAGTCTGCCTTTCGCCATTTATTAGTGCTAAATGGTCAAGAGCAGCTATGTGGCATTATTAGCCATGCAGACATGAGCCGCGCGCTCAGCCCATATTTGGGCACAGATGCAGAAGTTGAGCGGGATCGAGACACCTTACAAAGGCGCGTGCACCAAGTGATGAGCCGAGATGTCATCACCATTACCGGTGCTGCTACCTTGCAAAGTGCCGCCCGTATTATGCTTGAACACAACATCGGCTGTTTGCCGGTGGTTGAGCAAGAAAAGCTAATCGGCTTGGTGTCTTGGAAAGATCTCCTGCGCCAGATGATCAAATAA
- a CDS encoding phosphoadenylyl-sulfate reductase, with amino-acid sequence MPQSSVLLSLSELTNLSAVERAAALAPLNQELAAMSAPERVRWALEHLPGAPVLSSSFGIQAAVMLHLVTKEKADVPVILTDTGYLFPETYRFIDELTERLGLNLKIYQASRSAAWQEACYGNLWEQGAEGLSRYNQLNKVEPMQRALRELEASTWFSGLRRSQSESRDKLAVLGVQGGRFKFLPIIDWSNKDVHYYLQQFDLPYHPLWEQGYVSVGDVHTTAKWEPGMSEADTRFFGMKRECGLHDSQEADGSGI; translated from the coding sequence ATGCCGCAGTCTAGTGTGTTACTTAGCTTATCTGAGCTGACTAACCTGAGTGCTGTTGAACGAGCGGCGGCCTTGGCCCCGCTCAATCAAGAGCTAGCGGCCATGAGCGCGCCTGAGCGGGTGCGCTGGGCATTGGAGCACCTACCGGGTGCTCCCGTGTTGTCCTCAAGCTTTGGTATTCAGGCGGCGGTGATGCTGCACTTGGTCACCAAAGAAAAAGCCGATGTGCCGGTGATTTTGACCGACACCGGTTATTTATTTCCGGAAACCTATCGCTTTATCGACGAATTAACCGAGCGTTTAGGCTTAAACCTAAAGATTTATCAGGCCAGTCGCTCGGCTGCTTGGCAAGAAGCCTGTTACGGCAACTTGTGGGAGCAGGGCGCTGAAGGCCTGAGCCGTTACAACCAGCTGAATAAAGTTGAGCCGATGCAGCGGGCGCTGCGTGAATTGGAAGCCAGCACTTGGTTTTCTGGTTTGCGCCGCAGTCAGTCTGAGAGCCGCGATAAGTTAGCAGTGCTGGGCGTACAAGGCGGGCGTTTTAAGTTCTTGCCGATCATCGACTGGAGCAACAAAGACGTGCATTATTACCTGCAACAGTTTGATTTGCCTTATCATCCGCTGTGGGAACAAGGTTACGTCTCAGTGGGCGATGTGCACACCACGGCGAAATGGGAACCAGGCATGTCTGAGGCAGATACGCGTTTCTTTGGTATGAAGCGTGAATGTGGTCTTCATGACTCGCAGGAAGCTGACGGTAGCGGTATCTAA
- the cysI gene encoding assimilatory sulfite reductase (NADPH) hemoprotein subunit, with amino-acid sequence MSEQKLSDNERMKGESNFLRGTIEQDLSDGLTGGFNGDNFQLIRVHGMYQQDDRDIRNERTAQKLEPLHNVMLRARLPGGIIKPEQWLVIDKFAEESSIYGSIRLTTRQTFQFHGVLKRDIKHMHQTLNSTGIDSIATAGDVNRNVLCTSNPVESELHQEAYEWAKKISEHLLPKTRAYLEIWLDGERLGTPDEEPILGATYLPRKFKTAVVIPPHNDVDLHANDLNFVAIAEDGKLVGFNVLVGGGLAMTHGDTATFPRKATDFGFIPLSHTIAIAEAVVTTQRDMGNRVERKNAKTKYTLERVGVEVFKAEVEKRAGIEFAEVRPYEFTSRGDRFGWVEGIDGKQHLTLFIENGRILDYPGKTLKTGMREIANIHQGDFRLTANQNLIIAGVPTSEKARIEQLAREHGLIEDSVSEQRKSSMACVALPTCPLAMAESERVLPEYVTELEGYLAKHNISDDNIVFRVTGCPNGCGRAMLAEVGLVGKAPGRYNLHLGGNREGTRIPRMYKENITDRQIMAELDELIGRWSAERNSGEGFGDFVIRAGIIAPVIDSARDFYAAV; translated from the coding sequence ATGAGCGAACAAAAGCTGTCCGATAACGAACGCATGAAGGGCGAAAGTAACTTTCTGCGCGGCACCATAGAGCAAGACTTAAGCGATGGTCTCACCGGTGGTTTTAACGGCGATAACTTCCAACTGATCCGCGTGCACGGCATGTATCAGCAAGACGACCGCGACATTCGTAACGAACGTACTGCCCAAAAGCTGGAGCCTTTGCATAACGTTATGCTGCGCGCTCGCTTACCCGGCGGCATCATCAAGCCTGAGCAGTGGCTGGTGATCGACAAGTTCGCGGAAGAAAGCAGCATCTACGGCAGTATTCGCCTGACTACCCGTCAAACCTTCCAGTTTCACGGGGTGTTAAAGCGCGATATCAAGCACATGCACCAAACCCTGAACAGCACCGGTATCGACTCCATTGCCACTGCAGGTGACGTAAACCGTAACGTGTTGTGCACCAGTAACCCGGTTGAATCAGAGCTGCATCAAGAAGCTTATGAGTGGGCGAAGAAGATCTCCGAGCATTTGTTGCCGAAGACTCGCGCTTACTTAGAAATTTGGCTGGACGGCGAGCGTTTAGGCACGCCCGATGAAGAGCCAATTTTGGGTGCCACTTATTTGCCGCGTAAGTTTAAAACTGCGGTAGTGATCCCACCGCATAACGATGTGGACTTGCACGCCAACGACTTAAACTTCGTGGCCATTGCCGAAGATGGCAAGCTGGTTGGTTTTAACGTGTTAGTGGGCGGTGGCTTGGCCATGACCCACGGCGACACCGCTACCTTTCCGCGCAAAGCTACCGACTTTGGTTTTATCCCGCTGTCGCACACCATCGCCATTGCCGAAGCGGTAGTGACCACGCAGCGTGACATGGGTAACCGTGTGGAGCGTAAAAACGCCAAGACCAAATATACCCTAGAGCGCGTGGGCGTAGAGGTATTTAAGGCGGAAGTAGAAAAACGTGCCGGTATCGAGTTTGCCGAGGTTCGTCCTTATGAATTTACTAGCCGTGGCGATCGCTTTGGTTGGGTAGAAGGTATCGACGGTAAGCAGCACTTAACGCTGTTTATCGAAAATGGCCGCATTCTGGATTATCCAGGTAAAACCCTGAAAACTGGCATGCGCGAAATTGCTAACATTCACCAAGGTGATTTCCGCTTAACCGCCAACCAAAACCTGATCATTGCCGGCGTGCCGACCAGTGAGAAAGCGCGCATTGAGCAGCTAGCTCGCGAGCACGGTTTAATTGAAGATTCAGTGTCCGAGCAACGTAAGAGCTCCATGGCCTGTGTGGCGCTGCCTACCTGCCCGTTAGCCATGGCGGAGTCGGAGCGGGTGTTGCCAGAGTACGTGACTGAGCTCGAAGGTTACTTGGCCAAGCACAACATTAGTGATGACAACATTGTCTTTCGTGTCACCGGCTGCCCGAACGGCTGTGGTCGTGCCATGTTGGCGGAAGTGGGTTTAGTGGGTAAGGCGCCAGGTCGTTATAACCTGCACTTAGGCGGCAACCGCGAAGGTACGCGTATTCCGCGCATGTACAAAGAAAACATCACCGACCGCCAAATTATGGCGGAGCTGGATGAGCTGATTGGCCGTTGGTCTGCGGAACGTAACAGCGGTGAAGGCTTTGGTGACTTTGTTATTCGTGCTGGCATCATAGCCCCTGTTATCGACTCGGCGAGGGATTTTTATGCCGCAGTCTAG
- a CDS encoding assimilatory sulfite reductase (NADPH) flavoprotein subunit, protein MLLKELAASASPLNEQQVHKLTQVAAELSATQLAWVSGYFYGISQHTAGIAAPGPIAVAQPAGKLTIIYASQTGNAKGVAEELKASASANGVAVSLFNAADYKVRNLKKETHVLIVASTNGEGEAPDDAIEFHKELKAGKAGKLDGLQYGVIGLGDSSYEFYCQTGKDFDEYLSKAGATPLLARLDADVDYDAVCQSWSQEAVALVKEALKSEAANDLAPVVPLTAGATSLYNKKHPFAAELLTNQAIVGRDSDRDVRHFEISLEGSDLSYQPGDALGVWFSNDEQVVDALLAQAGVDAASEVIVDEQSVTIREALINSYELTQGYASFVQSYSELTDAPKLRALVDDKAALREYCANHQILDIAREQQGALTAEQLQASLRRLTPRLYSIASSQAEVEDEVHLTVGVVRFDQDGEARNGGASAYLSDRLEEGAQVRVFIEHNDNFRLPANDDTPVIMVGPGTGIAPFRAFLQERDARSAGGQNWLFFGNPHFTQDFLYQLEWQRYVKSGLLNKVSLAFSRDQQDKIYVQHKLREQGAEVYAWLEQGAHFYVCGDANKMAKDVHDALIDIVAEHGNKTTDQATEYVDALRSAKRYQRDVY, encoded by the coding sequence ATGCTGTTAAAAGAACTCGCGGCGTCTGCCAGCCCGCTAAACGAACAACAAGTCCATAAGCTTACTCAGGTGGCAGCCGAGTTAAGTGCGACTCAACTGGCGTGGGTAAGCGGTTATTTTTACGGCATTAGCCAACATACCGCGGGTATTGCCGCCCCTGGCCCAATTGCAGTTGCGCAACCGGCCGGTAAGTTGACCATTATTTATGCCTCACAAACCGGTAACGCGAAAGGCGTGGCCGAAGAGCTTAAAGCCAGCGCCAGTGCCAATGGCGTGGCAGTGAGCCTGTTTAATGCCGCAGACTACAAAGTCCGCAATCTGAAAAAAGAAACTCATGTGTTGATCGTCGCCAGTACCAACGGCGAGGGCGAAGCCCCTGACGACGCAATCGAGTTTCATAAAGAATTAAAAGCCGGTAAGGCGGGCAAGTTAGACGGCCTGCAATACGGTGTGATTGGTCTGGGCGACTCCTCTTACGAGTTTTATTGCCAGACCGGTAAAGACTTTGATGAATACCTCAGCAAAGCCGGTGCCACGCCATTGTTAGCGCGCTTAGATGCAGATGTGGACTACGACGCTGTGTGCCAAAGCTGGAGCCAAGAAGCCGTTGCGTTGGTTAAAGAAGCACTCAAGTCTGAGGCCGCCAACGATCTGGCCCCGGTGGTGCCACTGACTGCCGGTGCCACTAGCCTCTATAACAAGAAGCATCCCTTTGCTGCTGAGCTGCTGACCAATCAAGCGATTGTCGGTCGTGATTCAGATAGAGATGTGCGCCACTTTGAGATTTCACTGGAAGGCTCAGACTTAAGCTATCAGCCCGGCGACGCGCTCGGCGTGTGGTTTAGCAACGACGAACAAGTAGTGGATGCGCTGTTGGCGCAGGCCGGCGTTGATGCGGCAAGCGAAGTGATTGTGGATGAGCAAAGCGTCACCATACGTGAAGCGCTGATCAACAGTTATGAGCTGACCCAAGGCTATGCCAGTTTTGTGCAGTCTTACTCTGAGTTAACCGATGCACCTAAATTACGTGCACTGGTCGATGATAAAGCGGCACTGCGTGAATACTGCGCTAATCACCAAATTTTAGATATCGCCCGTGAACAACAAGGTGCATTGACCGCCGAGCAACTGCAAGCCAGCTTGCGCCGCCTCACACCGCGTTTGTACTCCATTGCCTCATCGCAAGCTGAAGTAGAAGACGAAGTACATCTCACGGTAGGTGTGGTGCGTTTTGACCAAGATGGCGAGGCCCGCAACGGTGGCGCTTCTGCTTACCTGTCGGACCGTCTGGAAGAGGGCGCCCAAGTACGCGTTTTCATCGAGCATAACGATAACTTCCGCCTGCCCGCCAATGATGACACCCCGGTGATCATGGTCGGCCCGGGTACTGGTATAGCGCCGTTTCGCGCCTTCTTGCAAGAGCGTGATGCCCGCTCTGCCGGCGGTCAAAACTGGTTGTTCTTCGGTAATCCACACTTTACCCAAGACTTCTTGTACCAGTTGGAATGGCAGCGTTATGTGAAGTCTGGTTTATTGAACAAGGTTTCCTTGGCTTTTAGCCGCGACCAACAAGATAAAATCTATGTGCAGCACAAGCTGCGTGAGCAAGGCGCTGAGGTTTACGCTTGGTTAGAGCAAGGCGCACACTTCTATGTGTGTGGCGATGCCAACAAGATGGCTAAAGATGTGCACGATGCCCTCATTGACATAGTGGCTGAGCACGGCAACAAGACCACCGATCAAGCAACCGAATATGTAGATGCGCTGCGCAGTGCTAAGCGTTACCAGAGGGATGTATACTAA
- a CDS encoding helix-turn-helix domain-containing protein: protein MNEIKKQFGKNVKLFRQKIGISQEALAEKSSLHRTYIGSVERGERNISLENIVHLASALGVTPEELLKGIK, encoded by the coding sequence ATGAATGAAATAAAAAAACAGTTTGGCAAAAACGTAAAACTATTTCGCCAAAAAATAGGAATTTCACAGGAAGCACTAGCCGAAAAGTCATCTCTTCATAGAACCTATATTGGCTCTGTTGAGAGAGGTGAAAGAAATATTAGTTTAGAAAATATCGTTCACCTTGCTAGTGCTTTAGGCGTTACTCCAGAAGAGTTACTAAAAGGAATAAAATGA
- a CDS encoding ScaI family restriction endonuclease, giving the protein MELSPYTNQPISNWSSITASLIEKYPVPLTEILEIANLSWSRLWSSVVGGEIKINEVELPATVVGYFFQKLFSHELSRRYPNEWQGEKHKNDKDLVNIKKPDYSTEMKASGQLGYALFGNRSYNQTSESSRESGKNKSGFYITLNFHGQTMTLLRIGWIDQADWIPQGSQTGQAAVLKPEVYDHKLIIIKGDYIKESPIQLLPGIGPKTAQHFHSHGVRNFHELKFYKGSDRIILNTKLAQQNYLTAF; this is encoded by the coding sequence GTGGAACTTTCACCATATACAAATCAACCAATTTCAAATTGGAGCAGTATCACTGCAAGCTTAATAGAAAAATATCCAGTTCCTTTAACAGAGATATTAGAAATAGCAAATCTATCATGGTCTAGACTTTGGAGCTCTGTTGTCGGAGGTGAAATAAAAATTAATGAAGTAGAATTACCTGCCACTGTTGTAGGTTATTTTTTTCAGAAACTATTTTCACATGAACTTTCTCGAAGATACCCAAATGAATGGCAAGGCGAAAAACATAAAAATGACAAAGACTTAGTTAACATAAAGAAACCTGACTACTCTACAGAAATGAAAGCATCCGGTCAGTTAGGGTACGCTCTATTTGGAAATAGAAGTTATAACCAAACATCAGAGTCATCAAGAGAGAGTGGGAAAAACAAGTCTGGGTTTTATATAACATTAAATTTTCACGGCCAAACAATGACTTTATTAAGAATTGGCTGGATAGATCAAGCTGACTGGATACCTCAAGGGTCTCAAACAGGACAGGCAGCGGTATTGAAGCCCGAAGTATACGACCACAAGCTAATAATAATAAAAGGTGACTATATTAAAGAAAGCCCTATCCAATTATTGCCTGGCATAGGACCTAAAACAGCACAACACTTTCATAGCCATGGTGTACGTAATTTTCATGAGCTCAAATTTTATAAAGGTTCCGATAGAATAATTTTAAACACCAAATTAGCACAACAAAATTATTTGACTGCATTCTAG